One segment of Sesamum indicum cultivar Zhongzhi No. 13 linkage group LG4, S_indicum_v1.0, whole genome shotgun sequence DNA contains the following:
- the LOC105160197 gene encoding alcohol dehydrogenase class-3-like isoform X2 — protein sequence MSSSTSNTSSKTAAAAPIITCKAAVIWKENESPKVEEIQVEGPKSGEVRVRMLFASICHTDVLGCKGFPTVXXHEGVGIVESIGEGVEQVNEGDIVIPTYLGECGECENCMSGKTNLCQTYPLQAFTGLMGDSTSRMSIQGQQLYHFLSCSTWSQYTVVDVNYLVKIDPNIPLPHASFLSCGFTTGFGAVWKEAKVHKGSTVAVLGLGAVGLGVIEGARVHGASRIIGIDINESKRAVGEGFGMTDFINPKSDKSISELVKQLTGGCGVDYSFECTGVAQLVNEALETTKVGIGKIMMLGAATDKSVEIDFVTLLSCRTFKYAVFGGVKVQSDLPLVIHKCINKEIQNLDRLLTHQVTLEDINTAFQLLKEPQCVKVVINL from the exons ATGTCGTCCTCCACCTCCAACACCTCCTCTAaaactgctgctgctgctcctATCATCACTTGCAaag CGGCCGTTATCTGGAAGGAAAATGAGAGTCCAAAGGTGGAAGAGATACAAGTTGAGGGTCCCAAATCAGGAGAAGTGAGAGTAAGGATGCTGTTTGCTAGCATTTGCCATACGGATGTCCTCGGCTGCAAAGGTTTCCCTACCGT NNNNNGCCATGAAGGCGTCgg TATAGTTGAAAGCATTGGAGAAGGAGTGGAGCAGGTGAATGAAGGAGATATAGTGATTCCTACTTACTTGGGGGAGTGTGGGGAGTGTGAAAACTGCATGTCCGGAAAGACTAATCTGTGTCAAACCTACCCTCTCCAAGCATTCACCGGTTTAATGGGGGACTCCACCTCCAGGATGTCGATCCAAGGCCAACAGCTCTATCACTTTCTCAGTTGCTCCACCTGGTCTCAGTATACCGTTGTCGACGTTAACTACTTGGTCAAAATTGATCCAAACATACCTCTTCCTCATGCCAGTTTCCTTTCATGTGGTTTCACAACCGGATTTGGGGCGGTGTGGAAGGAAGCCAAGGTGCATAAAGGATCTACTGTTGCTGTTTTGGGGCTTGGAGCTGTGGGATTGGGA GTGATTGAGGGAGCTAGAGTTCATGGGGCATCTCGAATTATAGGGATTGACATCAATGAAAGTAAACGGGCAGTAGGAGAGGGCTTTGGAATGACTGATTTTATAAACCCCAAATCAGATAAGTCCATATCAGAACTGGTAAAACAACTAACAGGAGGGTGTGGAGTAGACTACAGCTTTGAGTGCACTGGAGTTGCTCAATTGGTCAATGAAGCTCTTGAGACCACAAAAGTG GGAATAGGTAAAATTATGATGCTTGGAGCAGCAACAGATAAAAGCGTGGAGATCGACTTTGTGACATTGTTGAGTTGCAGAACATTCAAATATGCGGTTTTTGGTGGGGTGAAGGTGCAATCAGATCTTCCCCTTGTAATCCATAAATGCATCAACAAG GAAATCCAAAATTTAGACAGGCTTTTAACGCATCAAGTAACATTGGAAGATATTAACACCGCGTTTCAGCTGCTCAAGGAACCACAATGTGTAAAGGTTGTAATCAACTTGTAA
- the LOC105160198 gene encoding uncharacterized protein LOC105160198 isoform X2 has protein sequence MDANHKPIYKDYYKVLEVDYDATDEKIRLNYRKLALKWHPDKHKGDSAVTAKFQEINEAYTVLSDPDKRLEYDLNGNYEIDKYTLREYLSRFKGMILTCNGLGISHTSIWSQPLMEMNNLKEK, from the exons ATGGACGCCAACCATAAACCCATTTATAAG gATTACTACAAGGTCTTAGAAGTGGATTATGATGCAACTGATGAGAAGATACGCTTGAATTATCGCAAGCTTGCATTG AAGTGGCATCCTGACAAACATAAGGGTGATAGTGCTGTTACTGCAAAATTTCAAGAGATTAATGAAGCTTATACTG TGTTGAGTGATCCAGATAAAAGACTGGAGTATGATCTAAATGGAAATTATGAGATTGACAAATATACTCTGCGG GAATATTTATCGAGATTCAAAGGAATGATACTTACCTGTAATGGGCTTGGTATAAGTCACACATCAATTTG GTCACAGCCACTGATGGAAATGaacaatttaaaagaaaaataa
- the LOC105160194 gene encoding DNA polymerase delta subunit 4, translated as MASSDMKGFFRQKKKLGISKPKSSKRSPKPKHSASCGSHLVQPPALVSHGFFDLQDEYDDKEEVLRQFDMNMAYGPCLGMSRLDRWERANALGLHPPKEVENLLRAGKVNSECLWDGRV; from the exons atggcgTCTTCCGATATGAAGGGTTTCTTCCGACAGAAGAAGAAATTGGGCATTTCAAAGCCAAAATCATCAAAGAGATCTCCGAAGCCAAAGCATTCAGCCTCCTGCGGCTCCCACCTCGTCCAGCCTCCCGCTCTCGTTTCCCATGGCTTTTTCGATCTTCAAG ATGAGTATGATGACAAAGAGGAGGTTCTAAGGCAATTTGACATGAACATGGCTTATGGGCCATGCTTAGGGATGAGCAGACTGGACCGCTGGGAGCGGGCAAATGCCTTGGGCTTGCACCCTCCGAAAGAAGTTGAAAATCTGCTGCGGGCAGGGAAGGTCAACTCTGAATGCTTGTGGGATGGTCGTGTTTAG
- the LOC105160200 gene encoding uncharacterized protein LOC105160200, producing the protein MDKTSSGEAQLKLRLCKRCKHHYSPSSNIPTSCRFHPSFFVCRRHDDQKRYYELGPDDPTYAAKFYDCCGAEDVEAPGCTTSFHISYDEE; encoded by the exons ATGGATAAGACCTCTAGCGGAGAAGCACAACTGAAATTGAGGCTTTGCAAGCGCTGCAAACACCACTACTCCCCTTCTTCCAACATTCCTACATCTTGCCGCTTTCACCCTTCATTCTTCGTCTGCCGCCGCCACGACGATCAGAAAAG GTACTACGAATTGGGGCCTGATGATCCCACTTATGCTGCCAAATTTTATGATTGTTGTGGTGCAGAGGATGTGGAGGCACCTGGCTGTACTACCAGTTTTCATATTTCATATGATGAAGAATAA
- the LOC105160196 gene encoding cysteine proteinase inhibitor 6, whose translation MKALPFSIFLSAAALLSLFSSSFVLPQQNLGLCHDNDNQVIHMATLGGVHDSNSNPDTHSLARFAVDQHNTKENGLLELVRVVEAREQVVAGTLHHLVLEVLDAGKKKLYEAKIWVKPWMDFKQLQEFKHVRDVPSFTSSDLGAKTDDQVSGWRPVPVHDPVVQDAAHHAIKTIQERSNSLFPYELSEVVHANAEVVDTSAKFDMLLKVKRGGKEEKYKVEVHKSTEEGGFNLKKVDLDHS comes from the exons ATGAAAGCTCTGCCTTTCTCCATCTTCCTCTCTGCTGCTGCCCTCCTCTCCCtcttctcttcctctttcGTCCTTCCTCAACAAAACTTAGGCCTTTGCCACGACAACGATAATCAAGTTATTCACATGGCTACTCTAGGGGGCGTCCATGATTCCAATTCCAACCCCGACACCCACTCCCTCGCCCGATTTGCTGTTGACCAACACAATACCAAAGAG AATGGATTACTTGAGCTGGTCAGGGTTGTGGAGGCACGAGAACAAGTTGTCGCAGGTACCCTGCACCATCTTGTACTCGAAGTTCTTGATGCCGGCAAGAAGAAACTTTATGAGGCAAAAATTTGGGTAAAGCCGTGGATGGATTTTAAACAACTACAAGAATTCAAACATGTTCGAGATGTTCCTTCTTTTACCTCCTCAGACCTCGGTGCTAAGACAG ATGATCAGGTCTCCGGATGGCGACCAGTGCCAGTACACGATCCTGTTGTTCAGGATGCTGCTCATCATGCTATTAAGACGATTCAGGAGAGATCTAACTCATTATTCCCTTATGAACTAAGTGAGGTGGTCCATGCGAATGCAGAG GTTGTTGACACATCAGCGAAGTTTGATATGCTTCTCAAGGTCAAGAGAGgaggaaaagaagagaagTACAAGGTTGAGGTGCATAAGAGCACAGAAGAAGGTGGTTTCAACTTGAAGAAGGTGGATCTTGATCACTCTTAA
- the LOC105160198 gene encoding uncharacterized protein LOC105160198 isoform X1, translated as MDANHKPIYKDYYKVLEVDYDATDEKIRLNYRKLALKWHPDKHKGDSAVTAKFQEINEAYTVLSDPDKRLEYDLNGNYEIDKYTLRVTATDGNEQFKRKIRLANSLYHIVVCIAHKSRWKTSLVDYVGLIQ; from the exons ATGGACGCCAACCATAAACCCATTTATAAG gATTACTACAAGGTCTTAGAAGTGGATTATGATGCAACTGATGAGAAGATACGCTTGAATTATCGCAAGCTTGCATTG AAGTGGCATCCTGACAAACATAAGGGTGATAGTGCTGTTACTGCAAAATTTCAAGAGATTAATGAAGCTTATACTG TGTTGAGTGATCCAGATAAAAGACTGGAGTATGATCTAAATGGAAATTATGAGATTGACAAATATACTCTGCGG GTCACAGCCACTGATGGAAATGaacaatttaaaagaaaaataag ATTGGCCAACTCTTTGTATCATATTGTTGTATGCATAGCACACAAGAGTCGATGGAAAACGTCTCTTGTAGATTATGTTGGGCTGATACAGTAA
- the LOC105160195 gene encoding uncharacterized protein LOC105160195: protein MEDGKSAMAHQQHLMQQQLLLQQIQRQKDAISRFPSNIDAHLRPQHPLLHHRPLNPNSTTQQIIPNHIHPNPTSNPNTNPNPNPNSNPISSPTLANNNPQQQHQHKASLQMAYQDAWRVCHPDFKRPFSSLEDACERLLPYHVVADYEAEEDDKILDSATTGQILSRSQQWDHNIAAKVAEFTATFEKQVLAFNIISRKRGLGEFRTEEKLMMEQSLLQDEKRALLELRAEMDSQQKASRETHEANIQMAAMVHAEQARSESQAHAEMMARAPIRASALGSRGNNTVGPDMGEQEQDFQQDDMINGWGNNIQKDDKEPSEDFLNDDETENGDAALQSGWPGGGELDLNAR, encoded by the exons ATGGAAGACGGCAAGTCTGCTATGGCGCATCAGCAGCATTTGATGCAGCAACAGCTACTCTTGCAGCAGATCCAAAGGCAGAAGGACGCTATATCCCGCTTCCCCTCCAACATCGACGCCCATCTCCGCCCACAGCATCCTCTCCTTCACCATCGCCCTCTAAACCCTAATTCTACTACCCAACAAATCATTCCCAATCACATTCACCCTAACCCCACTTCCAACCCCAATACCAACCCCAACCCCAACCCCAATTCCAACCCTATTTCTTCTCCTACACTCGCCAATAATAATCCCCAACAACAGCACCAGCACAAGGCCTCCCTCCAGATGGCTTATCAGGACGCCTGGCGGGTCTGTCATCCCGATTTCAAGCGCCCTTTCTCTTCTCTCGAAGACGCTTGCGAGAG GCTGTTACCTTACCATGTTGTTGCAGACTACGAAGCAGAGGAAGATGACAAAATCCTTGATTCAGCCACTACAGGCCAAATTCTTTCTCGCTCTCAGCAGTGGGACCACAACATTGCTGCCAAAGTTGCAGAGTTCACTGCCACATTCGAGAAACAAGTCCTTGCATTCAACATTATATCCCGTAAACGAGGCCTCGGGGAATTCCGAACAGAGGAGAAGTTGATGATGGAGCAATCTCTTTTGCAAGACGAGAAGCGAGCGCTACTTGAATTGAGGGCTGAAATGGATTCACAGCAGAAGGCTAGTCGAGAAACTCATGAAGCGAATATACAGATGGCTGCCATGGTTCATGCGGAGCAAGCTCGTTCAGAATCACAAGCCCATGCTGAGATGATGGCACGAGCCCCCATAAGAGCAAGTGCTCTTGGTTCTCGAGGCAATAATACAGTTGGTCCGGACATGGGTGAACAGGAGCAGGACTTCCAGCAGGATGATATGATAAATGGATGGGGCAACAATATACAAAAGGATGATAAGGAGCCGTCTGAGGACTTCTTGAATGATGACGAAACAGAGAATGGAGATGCAGCACTGCAAAGTGGGTGGCCCGGAGGTGGTGAGTTGGATTTGAATGCAAGATAA
- the LOC105160199 gene encoding uncharacterized protein LOC105160199 — protein MSFSLLSLSSSSLSSPLTRKFPPFSELSSPSSTLFPFSSPSSTTSLFISSIFNRTTIHPPTSLFPISSSSSNFSSSMSSGTDATPSPDFSHDTTPSTSATDDDLAVSDSDDDDAPQDHPSDSSSSLPDRWHVLGLGQAMVDFSGMVDDEFLERLGLDKGTRKVVNHEERGRVLRAMDGCSYKAAAGGSLSNTLVALARLGGQPIGGPSLNVAMAGSVGSDPLGGFYRSKLQRANVNFLSAPVDDGTTGTVIVLTTPDAQRTMLAYQGMSSRVNYDPCLASLISKTSILIVEGYLFEFPDTIKTIAMACEEARRCGALVAITASDITCIERHYDDFWDIMANYADIIFANSDEARTFCHFSSKESPISATRYLSHFVPFVSVTDGPKGSYIGVKGEAVYIPPSPCVPVDTCGAGDAYASGILYGLLRGVSDLRDMGALASKVASVVVAQQGTRLRVQDAVKLAKSFAFHQKSSAVWSDVGSDQISSL, from the exons ATgtctttctctcttctctccctttcttcctcttctctctCCTCCCCTCTTACTAGAAAATTTCCCCCTTTTTCCGAACTTTCTTCTCCATCCTCCACTCTTTTCCCTTTCTCATCTCCCTCCTCAACTACTTCCCTCTTTATTTCCTCCATTTTTAACCGTACAACCATTCATCCTCCCACATCTCTTTTTCctatctcctcctcctcctccaacTTCTCTTCTTCTATGTCTAGTGGCACAGACGCCACCCCTTCTCCTGATTTCTCCCATGACACCACCCCTTCTACCTCTGCCACTGATGACGACTTAGCAGTATCTGATTCCGACGACGATGATGCCCCACAAGACCACCCCTCCGATTCTTCCTCCTCCTTGCCCGATAGATGGCATGTCTTGGGCCTTGGCCAGGCTATG GTGGACTTTTCTGGTATGGTTGATGATGAATTTCTCGAGAGACTTGGATTAGACAAGGGTACAAGGAAAGTAGTGAATCATGAAGAAAGGGGTAGAGTTCTACGCGCCATGGATGGATGCAGCTATAAAGCTGCTGCTGGTGGTTCTCTTTCTAACACCTTGGTGGCCTTGGCTAGGCTTGGTGGTCAACCCATTGGGGGCCCTTCGTTGAATGTTGCCATGGCTGGCAGTGTCGGAAGTGATCCATTAGGTGGATTCTACCG ATCAAAACTCCAGCGAGCAAACGTGAATTTCCTTTCAGCACCAGTGGATGATGGAACAACAGGAACAGTTATTGTTCTCACAACACCGGATGCTCAACGAACAATGCTGGCATACCAG GGCATGTCTTCAAGGGTAAACTATGATCCGTGCTTGGCCAGCTTGATATCCAAAACaagtatattaattgttgAAGGATACTTATTTGAATTTCCTGACACAATCAAAACAATTGCCATGGCTTGTGAGGAGGCCCGCAGATGTGGTGCTCTGGTTGCCATCACGGCATCAGATATCACCTGCATTGAGAGACATTATGATGATTTCTG GGATATCATGGCAAATTATGCAGACATCATTTTTGCAAACAGTGATGAAGCCAGAAccttttgtcatttttcctCGAAAGAAAGCCCTATTTCAGCGACAAGGTACCTGAGCCATTTTGTTCCGTTTGTTTCAGTCACAGACGGGCCTAAAGGCTCTTATATTGGTGTGAAAGGTGAAGCTGTTTACATCCCTCCATCACCTTGTGTGCCAGTAGATACTTGTGGAGCTGGAGATGCGTATGCATCTGGTATATTGTATGGTTTATTGCGTGGTGTATCTGACTTGAGAGATATGGGTGCATTAGCCTCTAAGGTTGCATCCGTAGTTGTTGCACAACAAGGAACTCGGTTGAGAGTACAAGATGCTGTAAAGTTAGCTAAGTCATTTGCATTCCATCAAAAAAGCTCCGCTGTATGGTCTGATGTAGGTTCTGATCAAATTTCCAGCCTTTAA
- the LOC105160197 gene encoding alcohol dehydrogenase-like 1 isoform X1, which translates to MSSAAKVSLPIVESIGEGVEQVNEGDIVIPTYLGECGECENCMSGKTNLCQTYPLQAFTGLMGDSTSRMSIQGQQLYHFLSCSTWSQYTVVDVNYLVKIDPNIPLPHASFLSCGFTTGFGAVWKEAKVHKGSTVAVLGLGAVGLGVIEGARVHGASRIIGIDINESKRAVGEGFGMTDFINPKSDKSISELVKQLTGGCGVDYSFECTGVAQLVNEALETTKVGIGKIMMLGAATDKSVEIDFVTLLSCRTFKYAVFGGVKVQSDLPLVIHKCINKEIQNLDRLLTHQVTLEDINTAFQLLKEPQCVKVVINL; encoded by the exons ATGTCCTCGGCTGCAAAGGTTTCCCTACC TATAGTTGAAAGCATTGGAGAAGGAGTGGAGCAGGTGAATGAAGGAGATATAGTGATTCCTACTTACTTGGGGGAGTGTGGGGAGTGTGAAAACTGCATGTCCGGAAAGACTAATCTGTGTCAAACCTACCCTCTCCAAGCATTCACCGGTTTAATGGGGGACTCCACCTCCAGGATGTCGATCCAAGGCCAACAGCTCTATCACTTTCTCAGTTGCTCCACCTGGTCTCAGTATACCGTTGTCGACGTTAACTACTTGGTCAAAATTGATCCAAACATACCTCTTCCTCATGCCAGTTTCCTTTCATGTGGTTTCACAACCGGATTTGGGGCGGTGTGGAAGGAAGCCAAGGTGCATAAAGGATCTACTGTTGCTGTTTTGGGGCTTGGAGCTGTGGGATTGGGA GTGATTGAGGGAGCTAGAGTTCATGGGGCATCTCGAATTATAGGGATTGACATCAATGAAAGTAAACGGGCAGTAGGAGAGGGCTTTGGAATGACTGATTTTATAAACCCCAAATCAGATAAGTCCATATCAGAACTGGTAAAACAACTAACAGGAGGGTGTGGAGTAGACTACAGCTTTGAGTGCACTGGAGTTGCTCAATTGGTCAATGAAGCTCTTGAGACCACAAAAGTG GGAATAGGTAAAATTATGATGCTTGGAGCAGCAACAGATAAAAGCGTGGAGATCGACTTTGTGACATTGTTGAGTTGCAGAACATTCAAATATGCGGTTTTTGGTGGGGTGAAGGTGCAATCAGATCTTCCCCTTGTAATCCATAAATGCATCAACAAG GAAATCCAAAATTTAGACAGGCTTTTAACGCATCAAGTAACATTGGAAGATATTAACACCGCGTTTCAGCTGCTCAAGGAACCACAATGTGTAAAGGTTGTAATCAACTTGTAA
- the LOC105160193 gene encoding RNA polymerase sigma factor sigA — MIMATAAVIGLSTGKRLLLSSTFSYSDLSDKLACTTDPHYQIASTKNAITAKKSSNFISNRRPPASVRALKEHVDTASNNCTLEPWLIHGSTLSTDETTDPEYLVDAVLLLQKSMLEKQWNLSAETTTKAVIPKDRARNKIEVTCSGTSARRRRMDSRKKILGRKFPASQLTTSRQWRSIVSPELLQNRLKGYVKGVVSEELLTHAQVVQLSEKIKAGLLLEEQKSRLKERLGFEPSDEQLATSLRISRTNLQSKLIECSLARDKLAMSNIRLVMSIAQRYDNMGAEMADLIQGGLIGLLRGIEKFDSSKGFKISTYVYWWIRQGVSRALVENSRTLRLPTHLHERLSLIRNAKARLEEKGITPSIDRIAECLNMSQKKVKNATEAITKVFSLDREAFPSLNGLPGETLHSYIADNHVENNPWHGVDEWALKDEVDKLINLTLREREREIIRLYYGLDNECLTWEDISRRIGLSRERVRQVGLVALEKLKHAARKRRLDTMLVQH; from the exons ATGATCATGGCCACCGCTGCTGTTATCGGACTTAGCACTGGTAAAAGGCTTCTCCTCAGTTCTACCTTCTCCTACTCTGATCTTTCAGACAAGCTTGCCTGCACCACCGATCCACACTATCAAATTGCTTCCACAAAAAATGCCATCACCGCTAAAAAGTCATCCAATTTCATTTCAAATCGACGTCCGCCAGCCTCCGTTAGGGCTCTTAAAGAACACGTGGATACTGCCTCCAACAACTGTACTTTGGAGCCGTGGCTAATTCATGGTTCCACACTCTCAACTGATGAAACCACTGATCCTGAGTATTTAGTCGATGCTGTCCTTCTATTGCAAAAATCTATGCTCGAAAAGCAGTGGAATCTTTCGGCTGAGACCACCACAAAAGCAGTTATCCCCAAAGACAGAGCTCgcaataaaattgaagtcaCTTGTTCTGGAACTTCTGCTCGACGCCGCAGAATGGATTCTAGGAAAAAAATTCTTGGTCGAAAATTTCCTGCTTCCCAACTGACTACAAGCAGGCAGTGGCGGTCCATTGTCAGTCCGGAACTACTTCAGAATCGATTGAAAGGATATGTAAAGGGTGTTGTAAGCGAAGAATTGCTCACTCATGCCCAAGTCGTGCAACtatcagaaaaaattaaagcagGTCTTTTGTTAGAAGAGCAGAAGTCGAG ACTGAAAGAAAGATTGGGATTTGAGCCTTCAGATGAGCAACTTGCAACTTCCCTGCGGATTAGTCGGACTAATTTACAGTCAAAATTGATCGAGTGTTCACTGGCAAGAGACAAGCTGGCAATGAGCAATATTCGTCTTGTCATGTCTATTGCTCAGAGATATGATAACATGGGGGCTGAAATGGCTGACCTTATTCAG GGTGGTCTGATTGGATTGCTCAGAggaattgagaaatttgacTCTTCCAAGGGATTTAAGATATCAACTTATGTTTATTGGTGGATTCGACAG GGTGTTTCAAGAGCTTTAGTGGAAAACTCAAGAACCCTAAGACTACCCACCCATCTACATGAAAGGCTAAGTTTGATTCGAAATGCAAAGGCCAGACTGGAAGAGAAAGGAATAACTCCATCAATTGAT AGAATTGCTGAATGTCTGAACATGTCGCAGAAAAAGGTCAAAAATGCCACTGAG GCAATCACCAAGGTTTTCTCACTTGACAGAGAAGCATTTCCCTCATTAAATGGTCTTCCTGGGGAAACTCTTCACAGT TACATTGCAGATAATCACGTCGAGAATAATCCATGGCATGGGGTTGATGAATGGGCACTGAAG GATGAAGTAGATAAACTCATTAATTTGACATTAAGAGAGCGGGAGAGAGAGATTATACGTCTGTACTATGGCCTAGACAATGAATGTCTCACTTGGGAAGATATCAGTAGACG GATAGGTTTGTCGAGGGAGAGAGTGAGGCAGGTGGGACTTGTTGCTcttgagaaattaaaacatgCTGCCAGGAAGAGAAGATTAGATACCATGTTGGTACAACATTAA